The following coding sequences lie in one Cucurbita pepo subsp. pepo cultivar mu-cu-16 chromosome LG13, ASM280686v2, whole genome shotgun sequence genomic window:
- the LOC111809392 gene encoding uncharacterized protein LOC111809392 has product MFDGYYSSKRTDGVCAQGPRGAFGLSRLRCILRGWNLKILISFFVAVPLLILFIYLHGQKVSYFLRPLWESPPKPFHEIPHYYHENVSMESLCKLHGWTMRELPRRVFDAVLFSNEVDILTIRWKELYPYVSQFVLLESNSTFTGRTKPLVFANNREQFSFVESRLNYGMVGGRFKKGENPFVEEAYQRLTLDQLIRISGIKDDDLLIMSDVDEIPSAHTINLLRWCDNIPPILHLRLKNYLYSFEFYEDENSWRASVHQYKHGKTRYAHYRQSDEVLSDSGWHCSFCFRHISEFIFKMKAYSHYDRVRFSHYLNPDRIQDIICKGADLFDMLPEEYTFREMIGKMGPIPQSYSAVHLPAFLLNNAEKYKYLLPGNCKRESG; this is encoded by the exons atGTTTGATGGGTATTACAGCTCTAAAAGGACTGATGGTGTTTGCGCCCAG GGGCCTCGTGGGGCTTTTGGTTTGTCTAGATTACGATGTATTCTTCGAGGGTGGAATTTGAAGAtactaatttctttctttgtggCTGTTCCACTCTTGATATTGTTCATATATCTTCATGGCCAGAAGGTCTCTTATTTCCTTAGACCTTTATGGGAGTCTCCTCCAAAGCCATTTCATGAAATCCCTCATTACTATCATGAAAATGTATCCATGGAGTCTCTCTGCAAGCTTCATGGTTGGACGATGCGTGAATTGCCTCGACGAGTTTTCGATGCTGTTCTGTTTAGTAACGAAGTCGACATCCTAACTATCAGATGGAAGGAACTGTATCCTTATGTGAGTCAGTTTGTGCTTCTCGAGTCGAACTCGACGTTCACTGGTCGGACGAAGCCATTGGTATTTGCAAACAACCGGGAACAGTTTAGCTTTGTCGAGTCGCGGTTGAATTATGGTATGGTAGGGGGAAGGTTTAAGAAAGGAGAGAATCCATTTGTTGAAGAGGCATATCAAAGATTGACTTTGGATCAGCTAATTAGGATATCAGGGATAAAAGATGATGACTTGTTGATCATGTCTGATGTCGACGAGATCCCGAGCGCTCACACGATAAACCTCTTGAGGTGGTGCGACAATATTCCGCCCATACTCCATCTACGGCTAAAGAACTACTTATACTCCTTTGAGTTTTATGAAGATGAGAACAGCTGGAGAGCTTCTGTCCATCAGTACAAGCATGGTAAAACACGGTACGCTCATTATCGTCAATCCGATGAAGTCTTATCGGATTCGGGGTGGCATTGTAGCTTTTGCTTCCGTCATATCAGTGAGTTCATATTCAAGATGAAAGCATACAGCCATTACGACAGAGTCAGGTTTTCTCATTACTTAAACCCCGACAGAATTCAGGACATAATTTGCAAAGGAGCAGACCTATTCGACATGCTTCCCGAAGAGTACACGTTTCGGGAAATGATCGGGAAGATGGGACCGATCCCGCAGTCTTACTCGGCCGTTCATCTCCCAGCATTCCTGCTAAACAATGCTGAGAAGTACAAATACTTGTTACCAGGCAACTGCAAGAGAGAAAGTGGCTAA
- the LOC111808226 gene encoding ribosomal RNA-processing protein 8-like has translation MADEGRANKKRKRAKRRRSDRNKDFTDSIPDATETSGQDIVVSTSSDGKNSRRASGSSSFLDKMRARLSGGHFRMLNEKLYTCTGEEALNYFNEDQVLFDVYHTGYQEQMLHWPELPVNLITKWLKEHDPSFIVADFGCGDARLSKNVKNKVFSFDLVSKDPSVIACDMSNTPLDSSSVDVAVFCLSLMGVNYASYLAEARRVLKPRGWLLISEVKSRFDPSNGGADPNEFVRAVCELGFVSALKDFSNKMFILLYFKKKDEKISNGKDIDWPQLKPCLYKRR, from the exons ATGGCGGACGAAGGCCGCGCAAACAAAAAGCGTAAGAGGGCGAAGCGTCGCCGGTCTGACAGAAATAAAGATTTTACCGATAGTATACCGGATGCTACTGAGACCAGTGGCCAAGACATCGTTGTTTCTACTTCTTCTGATGGCAAAAACTCTCGGAGGGCTTCTGGCTCGTCTAGTTTTCTCGATAAG ATGCGAGCTCGTTTATCAGGAGGGCATTTTAGGATGCTTAATGAGAAGTTGTATACCTGCAC AGGGGAAGAGGCGCTTAAttatttcaatgaagatcAGGTTCTGTTTGATGTG TATCATACAGGATACCAAGAGCAAATGTTGCATTGGCCTGAGCTGCCTGTGAATTTAATCACAAAATGGCTGAAAGAGCACGATCCCTCGTTTATTGTGGCTGATTTTGGCTGTG GGGATGCACGCCTTTCAAAGAATGTgaagaataaagttttctCATTTGATCTGGTTTCCAAAGATCCCTCTGTTATTGCTTGTGATATGTCGAAT ACACCTCTCGACTCTTCATCTGTGGATGTTGCTGTCTTTTGCCTTTCACTTATGGGGGTCAATTATGCAAGTTACTTGGCAGAAGCACGAAGAGTACTCAAACCACG TGGATGGCTTTTAATATCAGAAGTCAAAAGCAGATTTGACCCAAGCAACGGAGGAGCCGACCCCAACGAGTTCGTAAGGGCTGTTTGTGAGCTAGGATTCGTCTCAGCGTTGAAG GACTTCTCAAACAAgatgtttattttgttatacTTCAAGAAAAAG GATGAGAAAATTTCTAATGGGAAAGATATTGATTGGCCACAACTAAAACCTTGTCTGTACAAACGTCGCTGA
- the LOC111809077 gene encoding uncharacterized protein LOC111809077, with the protein MAMASFNLALGPHQKTRVLQICCRRKEKERNNFDPYKVIEITPPPKNLGIRCFPPNLQCGESVTIEGQTYTISAVTLRYQLRKGKYEPSEKRLDVLSTGRYILNLYLQNLLEKS; encoded by the exons ATGGCAATGGCATCGTTCAATCTAGCTCTTGGTCCTCATCAGAAG ACACGAGTTCTCCAAATTTGTTgcagaaggaaagaaaaggaacgGAACAATTTTGACCCTTACAAAGTCATTGAAATCACTCCTCCGCCGAAGAATCTCGGCATTCGTTGTTTTCCGCCC AACTTACAATGCGGGGAGAGTGTGACAATAGAAGGCCAAACATACACTATCTCAGCTGTAACTCTTCGCTATCAGCTGAGGAAGGGGAAGTATGAACCAAGTGAAAAGAGACTTGACGTTTTGTCCACAGGCAGGTACATCTTGAATTTGTATCTACaaaatttgttagaaaaatCTTGA
- the LOC111809391 gene encoding SUPPRESSOR OF GAMMA RESPONSE 1-like → MARSWIIDSRTIARKVKNVTRSSSQVIKDCDAKRECPNCHFIIDNTDVSPEWPGLPAGVKFDPSDEEIMDHLAAKCTVGNLKPHALIDEFIPTLETDQGICYTHPENLPGVCKDGNDVHFFHKTSNAYATGQRKRRKIESGHDSSLEHFRWHKTGKTKALIEKGVHKGWKKIFSLYRSSKGGLKPEKSNWVIHQYHLGTEEDEKEGEYVLSKISHQQPKQCIKSGDNMLIEDFDAMLRHTSPRTPKSNPPVPPRSGKSFVSNAVADNSLPLSFAKGEELALEMSRVSYPSISSENNLGYHAWLAGESQDIDNVELHYLEDNLLCNEVLDSCAVMSNNQLNQMPFSLSGSNTCHEIMNDNVPCGIADLENLELDTPPDFHLSDLQFGSQESIFDWIDRI, encoded by the exons ATGGCGAG GTCTTGGATAATTGATAGCCGAACAATTGCAAGAAAAGTCAAAAACGTCACTCGATCGTCTTCACAAGTAATTAAAGATTGCGATGCGAAACGAGAATGTCCGAACTGTCACTTTATTATTGATAATACAGAT GTTTCTCCTGAATGGCCTGGATTGCCTGCTGGTGTTAAGTTTGATCCAAGTGATGAAGAGATAATGGATCACTTAGCAGCTAAATGCACCGTTGGAAACTTAAAGCCACATGCATTAATTGATGAATTCATCCCCACACTTGAAACAGATCAAGGAATTTGTTATACTCATCCAGAAAATCTCCCCG GTGTTTGTAAAGATGGAAATGATGTACATTTCTTTCATAAGACAAGCAATGCATACGCCACGGGTCAAAGGAAACGTCGCAAGATTGAAAGTGGACATGATTCAAGCCTCGAACATTTTCGCTGGCATAAGACAGGTAAGACTAAAGCTTTGATAGAAAAGGGTGTTCATAAGGGATGGAAGAAGATCTTCTCTTTGTATAGAAGTTCAAAGGGAGGCTTGAAACCCGAAAAGTCAAACTGGGTGATACATCAATATCATTTGGGaactgaagaagatgagaaggaAGGAGAATACGTTTTGTCGAAGATTTCTCATCAGCAACCGAAGCAATGTATTAAGAGTGGTGATAATATGCTTATTGAGGATTTTGATGCTATGCTCCGTCATACGAGTCCTAGAACTCCCAAGTCGAATCCCCCGGTTCCACCTCGATCGGGAAAATCGTTTGTCTCCAATGCTGTTGCTGACAATAGTCTGCCTCTGTCATTTGCAAAG GGAGAAGAGTTGGCTCTAGAAATGTCTCGTGTTTCTTATCCGAGTATTTCATCGGAGAACAACCTGGGATACCATGCATGGTTGGCTGGAGAATCTCAGGATATAGATAATGTTGAATTACATTACTTGGAAGACAATTTATTGTGCAATGAAGTCCTGGATTCTTGTGCTGTTATGAGTAACAACCAACTAAATCAAATGCCTTTCTCGCTCTCTGGTAGCAACACGTGCCACGAGATTATGAACGACAACGTTCCATGTGGAATTGCAGACCTTGAGAACCTTGAATTAGATACTCCACCTGACTTTCATCTTTCT GACCTGCAGTTTGGTTCTCAAGAGAGCATTTTCGACTGGATCGACAGGATATGA
- the LOC111809175 gene encoding altered inheritance of mitochondria protein 32-like yields the protein MASDNLSISVADDENYGFRREEMYQSNLAGTVSAYDRHVFLCFKTPEAWPSHLEASDSDVLPRLLSAALKARKDDLSVKTKLTIFSGREETGFSDGDVLIFPEMVKYRGLEDSDVDGFVDDVLVNDKPWASREPEVFTGSHVFVCVHASRDRRCGVCGPILIQKFEEEIGLRGLKDRVYVSPCSHVGGHKYAGNLIIYQPGVDGKTTGHWYGYVTPEDVSELFEQHIAKGEVVERLLRGQMGTKPEEVQKEVEQKLPNGEDTKKSKDEIQENGDQSKVETVAGCCQGSNGFTCCRDESSGKSSRIEEKSKEPSEEDQVPKKATKLSCCWTEKWEQSEILTAVAVIGAVATVAVAYSIYRRSG from the exons ATGGCCTCTGATAACCTATCCATCTCCGTTGCCGACGACGAGAACTATGGATTCCGACGAGAGGAGATGTATCAGAGCAACCTCGCCGGCACCGTCAGTGCCTATGATCGACATGTATTTCTCTGCTTCAAGACTCCGGAGGCCTGGCCCTCGCATCTTGAAGCGTCTGATTCCGATGTCCTCCCTAGACTCCTTTCTGCCGCTCTCAAAGCTCGCAAGGATGATCTCTCTGTGAAG ACGAAGCTGACAATATTCTCGGGACGTGAAGAAACTGGATTTTCGGATGGAGATGTGTTGATTTTCCCCGAAATGGTCAAATACAG GGGTTTAGAAGATTCAGATGTAGATGGCTTTGTGGATGATGTGCTTGTGAATGATAAACCCTGGGCATCCAGAGAGCCAGAGGTTTTCACTGGCTCTCatgtgtttgtgtgtgttcATGCTAGTCGAGATCGAAGATGTGGTGTCTGTGGACCCATTCTTATTCAAAAGTTTGAGGAGGAGATTGGGTTACGAGGACTAAAGGATCGGGTTTATGTTAGTCCATGTTCACATGTTGGAGGACACAAGTATGCCGGAAACTTGATAATATACCAACCTGGTGTGGATGGGAAAACTACCGGTCATTG GTACGGATATGTAACTCCTGAAGATGTCTCTGAATTGTTTGAACAGCACATTGCAAAGGGCGAAGTCGTGGAAAGGCTTTTGAG AGGGCAAATGGGGACAAAGCCTGAGGAAGTCCAAAAGGAAGTTGAACAAAAGCTTCCAAATGGAGAAGATACAAAGAAAAGCAAGGatgaaattcaagaaaatggCGATCAAAGTAAAGTGGAAACAGTAGCAGGTTGTTGCCAGGGCAGTAATGGGTTCACTTGTTGCAGAGATGAAAGTTCAGGGAAAAGTAGCCGAATCGAGGAAAAGTCGAAAGAACCTTCCGAAGAAGACCAAGTTCCGAAGAAGGCAACTAAACTATCTTGCTGCTGGACAGAAAAATGGGAACAAAGTGAAATTCTTACTGCTGTTGCGGTAATTGGGGCTGTGGCCACTGTCGCTGTTGCCTACAGCATCTACAGGAGATCAGGGTAA